In Vanessa cardui chromosome 28, ilVanCard2.1, whole genome shotgun sequence, one genomic interval encodes:
- the LOC124541397 gene encoding uncharacterized protein LOC124541397, with amino-acid sequence MRRLYKRDFLNMDYDTSSCDSTGFERGDDIQQGTSDSESRTLELDKSIREATLDEGEYSKITSDEKNQGLTRSTSFYTESTESEECIEHEEILTQADVHTAVVKMSKRSLRRRYSSKEWDNSSRGYLATQTDVSSSTGSKLSYTGPHETEAGQEVMEELVKTTEASPRQASSSPRHDKNDECTPELVRRRQTIYSEYSLSHHEIPICGSNDSNVNESFGIDIAHAIASGSEMEIANSSLSDFNMYCTVTSTPKSLKKISSPRSRIIKRYRKRLVSYSTSSIGSKDAKRQAALQTSFSDDEPAWKDLWKNFFVGLPVVYNICSCNNHVCS; translated from the exons ATGAGACGGCTTTATAAAAGAGACTTCCTAAACATGGACTACGATACAAGCAGTTGTGATAGTACAGGCTTTGAAAGAGGAGACGATATACAACAAGGTACATCTGACAGCGAAAGTAGAACTTTAGAGCTCGATAAATCAATTCGAGAAGCTACATTGGATGAAGGGGAATATTCTAAAATAACCAGCGATGAAAAAAATCAGGGGTTGACTAGATCGACGAGCTTTTACACGGAGAGTACTGAATCAGAAGAGTGTATCGAACATGAAGAAATATTGACACAAGCTGATGTCCACACCGCTGTTGTCAAAATGTCGAAACGATCGTTGCGTAGAAGGTATTCAAGCAAGGAATGGGATAACAGCAGCCGAGGCTACTTGGCAACACAAACGGATGTATCCTCTTCCACGGGAAGCAAACTAAGCTACACAGGACCACATGAAACGGAAGCTGGTCAAGAAGTGATGGAGGAACTTGTAAAAACTACAG AAGCAAGTCCAAGGCAAGCCAGTAGCAGTCCACGACATGATAAAAATGACGAGTGTACACCAGAACTAGTAAGGCGGCGTCAAACAATATATTCTGAATATTCTTTATCGCACCACGAAATCCCCATTTGTGGAAGTAACGATAGCAACGTTAACGAGAGTTTTGGAATCGATATTGCACACGCGATCGCTTCAGGCAGTGAAATGGAAATAGCCAATTCTTCACTGTCTGATTTCAATATGTATTGTACGGTAACATCTACACCGAAATCATTAAAGAAAATCAGCAGTCCTCGGTCAAGGATAATTAAAAGATACAGAAAGCGTTTAGTTTCGTACTCAACTTCTTCAATTGGAAGTAAAGATGCAAAGCGCCAGGCAGCACTCCAAACGTCGTTTTCTGACGATGAACCGGCTTGGAAAGACCTCTGGAAAAACTTTTTTGTAGGCTTACCCgtcgtttataatatttgctCTTGTAACAATCATGTTTGTTcgtaa